A stretch of DNA from Prochlorococcus marinus str. SB:
GACTCCATTGGACGAAAAATGGCGTAAGTGAAACTATTCCTATCGGGGATATGTACCTCACTGAATCTGATGCGATAGGTTCTGATACTACAGCCCCAACGATAGCGATAACATCTGATGCCTCATCATTGAAGGCAGGTGAGACAACAACAGTAACCTTTACCCTTTCTGAAGCATCAAGCGATTTTATAGAAGATGATATCAGTGTTTCTGGAGGAGAGTTATCAAGTTTTGCGTCATCATCCAGCACCGTTTATACAGCAACATTCACCCCGACTGCAGACAGTACAACTGATGGAGTAATAAGTGTAGACTCATCAAAATTCTCTGATTCTGCAGGGAATGAAAATGCAGATGGATCTGATAGTAATAACACCTTAACTTTATCTGTTGATACCGTTCTCCCTACTTTGAGTGGCAGTAATCCAATAGATGATGAAATAGATATTTTTATTAACTCTGAAATAAAATTTACTTTCTCTGAAATTGTAAATGTAGAAAGTGGAAATATTATTATCTATGATTCTTCGGATAATATTTTTGAGACAATTGATGTTACAGGATCAAAGGTAACTGGTGATGGGACAACTGAGATAACAGCTAAACCTAGTAAAGAATTTGCAGAACTTACTTCTTATTATGTACAAATTGCAGATACTGCTTTTAATGATGTAAATGGTAATTCTTATTCTGGTATCAGTGATAAAATAAGTCTTTCTTTCAAAACGGCTCATGAAACATCTATCGCAACATTTTTATCTGCAAAAGAAGTTACTTGGTCATTACCAAGTGGAGATGATATCTCAAGATTTAGAATTGATAGTTCCAGTGGTGAATTATTCTTTGCTAACCCAACTCTAGAAAATACTACTAGTTTTGATGGTGATAATGAATATGTAGTTGTTATTAGATCAACAGAAGATGAAAATACCTCTGTAGATAAAACAATTAAGGTTGCTGTTGGTGATAATCATGCATTAGATGTTTCATTGCATCAAACATTAAGTACAGCTTCTACTGTTGATATTTCAGCAACTTCTTCAAGTTCATCATTTAGAATTTATTCTGGCGAAGAAAAATTAACTAAAGATATTAAAGATTATTTTCTTGAGGGAAAATCAGGTAATGACAAATTATATGGAGGATCAGGTAAAGATAAACTATATGGTGAGAGTGGTAATGATTATTTGAAAGGAGGATCTAATTCTGACAAGCTCTATGGCGGTTCTGGAAAGGATACATTATTTGGAGAGGATGGAGATGACTATTTAAAAGGGGGAACTAGCGCAGACAAACTCTATGGAGGATCAGGTAAAGATATATTGTATGGAGAAAGTGGGGATGATTATCTTAAAGGACATTCAGGGGATGACAAACTTTATGGCGGTTCTGGAAAAGATTATCTCAGAGGAGGAGATGGAAATGATGAACTATACGGAGGATCTAGTAAAGATAAGCTTAAAGGAGAAGATGGTGATGATTATTTAGAAGGTGGTAGTAGTAAAGATAAACTTTATGGGGGCAGTGGCCAAGATATTTTATTTGGAGGATCTAGTGCCGATAAACTTTATGGAGGGGATGATGATGACAAACTTTATGGAGGGTCCAGTTCAGATAAACTTTATGGACAAAGTGGAGATGATTATCTTAAAGGACATTCTGGAAATGACAAACTTTATGGCAGTACTGGTAATGATATTCTCTGGGGAGGGGTAGGTAAAAATGATTTATATGGTGGAAGTGGAAATGATATTTTTAAATTAAATGCTGGTAAGGGATATGACAGAATAAGAGACTTTAAAAAAGGTGAAGATAAAATTGATATCTCAGATTTTGATTTAGGATCTCTAAGAATTGTTGATACTGGTAAACATACAAGGGTGTATAAAGGCTCTAAGGATTTATTAGCAATTATCTATAATGAGGACGAAATTTCTTTATCAGATAATTCTTATTTGATTTAGTAAATCTTAAACTTTGATATTGAATAAAATTAATTGATAATATTATCAATTAAAGGACTAATTGTCTCTATAAACTACGATTTACTATTTTGCTTTCTAAATTTAAATTCAAAAAATGAAATCAATAATATCAAAACACATCCAATACAACTCCCTAATAAGCCAAAGATAATGGTAGTAAACCCATCGTCAACTCCATATTGAATTTGAGGAAAATGAGGAGGTATTGGCATTATTTCTCAACTGCATTTTCAATATCTTCAAGCAAATGTTTAGTTGATCTACTAAACCCATTAGTTTTTAGGTAGTTTTGGGCTTCTCTAAACTTTTCAGCAACTCTTTTTGCATAAGGGGTATTCATTGAATTTTGAGTCATGTAGAAAATGCGACTCATTTTATAATCTGATTTAAATGTACCCTTGATAAGTATTGAAAAATACAAGAATATAAAAATAGGATTTTTTACTTACTTTAAAAAGGAATTGTGTAATTTTCTTGATTTTTGTAAATTAAGGTTTTTCAATTTAGAGCAGGTGTCAATGACAAGCATATTATTAATTTCTCTCTTTGTTGTTGTTCTTTTTTTATCTCTTAGCTTTTTTCATTCAAAACAAAATAAGAGATCATTAAAAACAAAAAATATTTCATCTCCAATATCTTTTTTAAAAGAACAAGAATTTAATCCTGATATAAGTACAGATAATTGGGATTTACACAAAATTAGATTAGATAAATTTAGAAGATCACAATATAAGGGATTAACCTTTTTTGTGAGTTCAGAAAATAGGATTTATTATCTTTCTGACAAAGGAAAAAAAGTTTATTGCTAACTAAAGAAATTAATTTTATAAATAGAAAAAGATATTAGAAACTAATATTTTCAATGAAGTATTTATTTTTATTATCAGAAAAGTTCTATAGGTTTATCGAATGGGAATGGAATACCTTAAAAATTTTAAGAAGAACAAAAAGAAAGAATTTTTTCCTAAGAGGATCATTCGCTTTATTTAGTTTATTATCTATTCTTTTTTTTATATTTTCACCTCCTATTGCTTTTGGAATGTTATTTGGAGAGGGATTAAAATTTAGTGTTTTTTTTATTTGGATATGGATTTTAAATTTAAAGTTTTTTTGAAAAGTATGATTAATTTCCTGTGATTATTTAAAATCAAGAAAATAAAAAATTCCCTTATGCCAAAAATATTCAAACAAAATAAGTTCGCTTTATTGGGAGCCAATATATTGATAATTTTACTCTGGGTATCTATCTCTACTTTTTTGATAAATTTATTTAAAAGTGAAAATGCCCCATTTTATATATACAAAATTTCTTTTTTAATCAGATTTCTCCCTCCTATTTGGATTACATGGTTTCTATGGATAAAAAGAGGTGGTTTAGGAAGATAAACATCAAAAGCATTTTTACGTATTTACCATAAAAAAATCAGTTCGAATCTATGAGATTACTTGAAATTTTCACGTAAGAATGAGGTGATTGAGAGATTGTTTTTAGGTAAGAAAAAATCTCTTTTTTTAATATTTCATTTTTCGAACAAAAAAGTGCTTGTCAGTATCCCTATTGACAAACACTCATGACGATCAATTTTTTACAAACTAAACAGGCAATCTATGATCAATTTCCACAACTCCAGAATCCATAAGACGGCCGATTTTGATAACTAAAGCCATATCTAGCCTTGAAAATTCAGATTGATGGTTAGTTATCCAATCAAGTTCAGAAAGAGTTATTACTCCCAAAGTATTTACTTTAAGAAAAAGTAAGCCTAAGTTCATTTTAAAAAATTCCTGGGATTATCCAGCCGAATAAGCCATAATTTACAACTAATGCGAATAAGCCCATCATTGCCATTCTTCCATTGGTTCTTTCGGCGTTTTGCCAATAAGTTGTTTTTGAATTTTCCATTTTTCTGATTTAAAGAATTGTTAAATAGTAGGTTTTTAAACGAAACCAGGAATTATTTGACCTGTTGTTAGGTATGCTCCAACAGCAGCAATTAATCCAAGCATTGCAAATCTGCCGTTAAGAGTCTCAGCAACAACTTTTTCTTTCTCGATTGTTTTGACTTTTTTGTTTGTGTTTTTCATTTGATTAGAAGATGAATTGTTTAAATTTTCGTTTTGAAATTGCTTGGTTAAATAAGCAACGAGGATGGCTGTAAAAAATACAATTACAGCTAAAAAACCTGAAAGTGGACTCATTAAAAAATGCCAGGAATAATTTGTCCAGTTGAAACGTAAGCACCTACTAATGCAACAAGGCCAATCATTGCCCAACGACCATTAACTTTTTCTGCATTTTGTGGGTAGCTGTCGTATGAAACAGACTCATCTATGTAAGGACGTGTTTCAGTAGGGAACATGTTCTGCCTGCCGCCTGATTCAGTGGTAACGTTTGAATTAGCCATTGTAGTTGTGTAATTGTTAATTAATGTAACACTACTATTAATAAATGTAAAGTATTAGGCCGAAATTAAGTTATTTTCAAGATATTTACTACATAACTGTTACAGAATCGTGACATAAGCATTTAAATAGTTGTTTTTTAGGCTTGCTACGCTTTACAGATTGGCTCGAAAACTATTGAGAGTTCAATTTGTTGTTTAAGTATTTATTTTTAAATCCTTAGAAAGATATCAATTTGGTAGAAAAAACTACATCATTCTTAAATTTAAATAATTAGTTTTTAGATATAATTTACTTCACTTTATTATGGAATTCGCAAAAAAAATTATGACCGAAAAAGCTGAAAATCTTAATGGTAAAGCAGCAATGATTGGAATGTTTGCTCTTGTAGGAGCCTACTATTTTACTGGTCAAATTCTTCCAGGTATTTTCTAATAAAAATCCTTTTTAAATTTTTTCAGGGCTTTATCAAGCCCTTTTTTACTGGATTATGACCTTTTTAATTATCTAATAATTCAAATAATTTACTTATTAGAAGCTTTCTTTTTGAAAAAGTTTTATCAATATATTTTTTATTCTCTTCTTTTAAAATTTCCTGACCATTTAAGCCTAATCCTTTAAGGACAAACTCTTTATCTTCTTTAATCCAGTTATTTATCATTCCCCCCGTCGTCTCTACATGGAATTGTAATCCGTAAGCAAAATTACCAATTCTAAAAAACTGTTCCTTACAACGTGCACTACTAGCAATGAGTACTGCTTTATTAGGTAATAAAATCCTATCTCCATGCCAATGCAGTACATGAAAAGGGTCTTCAAACACTTCTTTAAAGTCTTTATTCGATTTGTCTATAAAAATTTGAGACCATCCAATTTCTGGTAATGCTTTTGGAGGTGATCCATATTTAAGAATTTCTACATCTCCCCCAGCAGCACTCGCAAGCAACTGAGCACCTAAGCAAACACCGACTATAGGTCTCTCATTTTCTAATTCTTTTTTTATAAAATCTCTTTCTAACTTGAGCCATGGATATTTTCCGCTTCCAATATCTTTAACGCCCATTGGTCCACCCATAATTAAAATTAAGTCACCTTTTTTTGTTAGCGGCAGAGCAACTTTATTATCTAAACGAATAATTTCTATTTTTAAATCTCTTTCTTTAGCAAATTGTTCAAAAAGACCAGGCCCCTCTATTTCTAAATGCTGCAAAACTAATAGGCGTTTTATTTCCTTCATTCACTTTCCATTATTTCAGCTGATTCAGAACAGACATTAACGCTAAACCACTTCATTGCCGACCAAGTATCTTTTTGGTATGTACCTGCTGCAATACTCACAAAACAATCATTTTCATACCAACTTCGATAACTGGGAGTTACTCCCGTTCCTTTTAATCTATTTTCTAATCCTTTTCCATATTTTTTAATAACAAGATTTATAGCTTCATTCTCAATTTCTCTTTGCTTTTCATCAGCAAAACCTCCTAGTGGAATTAAAAAAAGAATTAATGCAAAAAGTAAACGTATCATTGAGTCTTTTTTTTTAAATGTAGCTAATTTCATATCGATTAATTAATTTTTTAAAATCATCAACTCTATTTTGTCCATTCTTTAATGGCCTTGAGGAGTCAAGAACGGCTGCACAACATAATTGCCAACAAGAATTTTCATCTAGTTCTAATTTCTTACATATATTTTTTGGAGCTTTGATAACTGTATTTATTTCTGCGATATGTTGAGTAGTTTCCCATAATTCTCCTTCTAGAAAGTCAATTTCAGTACTTGATAATAATTCTGTGGCAACGTAATCCTTAATTAGCTCAGTTAATTCCACAAATTTTAATGAAACAGAAGAAGTTAAATCATATCTTAGTACTTGTATAAATGGATAAAAAAAAGGAGCTAGTTTCTATCTCAT
This window harbors:
- a CDS encoding high light inducible protein → MEFAKKIMTEKAENLNGKAAMIGMFALVGAYYFTGQILPGIF
- a CDS encoding type 1 glutamine amidotransferase; translated protein: MKEIKRLLVLQHLEIEGPGLFEQFAKERDLKIEIIRLDNKVALPLTKKGDLILIMGGPMGVKDIGSGKYPWLKLERDFIKKELENERPIVGVCLGAQLLASAAGGDVEILKYGSPPKALPEIGWSQIFIDKSNKDFKEVFEDPFHVLHWHGDRILLPNKAVLIASSARCKEQFFRIGNFAYGLQFHVETTGGMINNWIKEDKEFVLKGLGLNGQEILKEENKKYIDKTFSKRKLLISKLFELLDN
- a CDS encoding chlorophyll a/b-binding protein; translated protein: MSPLSGFLAVIVFFTAILVAYLTKQFQNENLNNSSSNQMKNTNKKVKTIEKEKVVAETLNGRFAMLGLIAAVGAYLTTGQIIPGFV
- a CDS encoding heat-labile enterotoxin alpha chain, coding for MKLATFKKKDSMIRLLFALILFLIPLGGFADEKQREIENEAINLVIKKYGKGLENRLKGTGVTPSYRSWYENDCFVSIAAGTYQKDTWSAMKWFSVNVCSESAEIMESE
- a CDS encoding Ig-like domain-containing protein codes for the protein MFSNLLKRNSLSNWNSKNDIIFAKTLNEESEWIITSKSLINYFKNTVGRKFYANTLIDAINNLLEEDEPKRINIVAHGSPGFIDIGNGYNSLTLEKELSLLKNSRKLNEHEINLWSCYGGSVNGIRDSLERCLNLKVNAINGLLGKGKSLEGITHSKLTKLTSNLPEYLTNGLYQYITRNYTLSNSSSGIPGDDSSVLGTPITYTKSINENNTTFANNYSPALIDYFRIRWETYIRIPETGTYIFSTSTDDGQILKVYENNQSGTLLRSFTDWNLHGTQTRSTSSISLTAGDVVFLRFDFFENRGGATARLHWTKNGVSETIPIGDMYLTESDAIGSDTTAPTIAITSDASSLKAGETTTVTFTLSEASSDFIEDDISVSGGELSSFASSSSTVYTATFTPTADSTTDGVISVDSSKFSDSAGNENADGSDSNNTLTLSVDTVLPTLSGSNPIDDEIDIFINSEIKFTFSEIVNVESGNIIIYDSSDNIFETIDVTGSKVTGDGTTEITAKPSKEFAELTSYYVQIADTAFNDVNGNSYSGISDKISLSFKTAHETSIATFLSAKEVTWSLPSGDDISRFRIDSSSGELFFANPTLENTTSFDGDNEYVVVIRSTEDENTSVDKTIKVAVGDNHALDVSLHQTLSTASTVDISATSSSSSFRIYSGEEKLTKDIKDYFLEGKSGNDKLYGGSGKDKLYGESGNDYLKGGSNSDKLYGGSGKDTLFGEDGDDYLKGGTSADKLYGGSGKDILYGESGDDYLKGHSGDDKLYGGSGKDYLRGGDGNDELYGGSSKDKLKGEDGDDYLEGGSSKDKLYGGSGQDILFGGSSADKLYGGDDDDKLYGGSSSDKLYGQSGDDYLKGHSGNDKLYGSTGNDILWGGVGKNDLYGGSGNDIFKLNAGKGYDRIRDFKKGEDKIDISDFDLGSLRIVDTGKHTRVYKGSKDLLAIIYNEDEISLSDNSYLI
- a CDS encoding high light inducible protein; this translates as MANSNVTTESGGRQNMFPTETRPYIDESVSYDSYPQNAEKVNGRWAMIGLVALVGAYVSTGQIIPGIF